From a region of the Calliphora vicina chromosome 4, idCalVici1.1, whole genome shotgun sequence genome:
- the LOC135957488 gene encoding uncharacterized protein LOC135957488 produces MITKNDNNIFVPAHLNEEFFVNALEEGLREVKVNIYEINFTWGSNPGDNYCSSIYRVLIDFDTSLDQEEPQEKQQISLIVKTIPITPETQFLEDVGVFVKEKLTYWDVLPRLAILSNGDKFGANCFYATKSPVQTIVFNDLKVDGFTVASRQDGLDWNHSVMILDKLAKFHATSMVLAKKDPAITKRLQKGMLCEETVLKTDTFLQMFGGYLGQLVKSSSTWPGYENISSKLQKYYQNFKQITHKLAKANEGDRFVVLNHGDMWTNNFMYTYEDESDLNKPTKVIFVDFQLSFYGSPGCDLNFFLNTSVQLDILKTKRNDLIEIYYKSFSECLDYMRYENIPSLEDLKYELRSRELYGLFALFGFLPMVTLPKELSGDTSIEAFTNEEYKNKKLESIFARDELTNHLKYSLKRFEELGVLDEF; encoded by the exons atgataacTAAAAACGATAACAATATATTTGTGCCGGCACATCTAAATGAAGAGTTTTTCGTTAATGCTTTAGAAGAGGGTTTACGTGAAGTGAAAGTGAATATATATGAAATTAATTTCACCTGGGGCAGCAATCCTGGCGATAACTATTGCTCTAGCATTTATCGGGTTTTAATTGATTTCGATACCTCATTGGATCAGGAAGAGCCCCAAGAGAAACAACAAATTTCCTTGATTGTCAAAACTATACCGATTACACCGGAAACCCAATTTCTAGAGGATGTGGGTGTATTTGTTAAGGAAAAACTAACCTATTGGGATGTTTTACCACGTTTGGCCATTTTAAGTAATGGCGATAAATTTGGTGCAAA ttgtttttatgCCACCAAATCACCTGTGCAAACAATTGTGTTCAATGATCTTAAAGTAGATGGCTTTACAGTGGCTTCACGTCAAGATGGTTTAGATTGGAATCATTCGGTGATGATTTTGGACAAATTGGCCAAATTTCATGCGACTTCAATGGTGTTGGCAAAAAAG gATCCCGCCATAACCAAACGTCTTCAGAAGGGTATGTTGTGTGAGGAAACTGTCTTGAAAACCGATACATTCCTACAAATGTTTGGTGGCTATTTGGGACAATTGGTTAAGTCTTCCAGTACATGGCCCGGTTATGAGAATATCTCTagtaaattgcaaaaatattaccaaaactttaaacaaataacCCACAAACTGGCCAAAGCTAATGAAGGTGATCGCTTTGTTGTACTCAATCATGGCGATATGTGGACCAATAACTTTATGTACACCTATGAAGATGAAAGTGATTTAAACAAGCCCACCAAAGTTATATTT gttGATTTCCAACTAAGTTTCTATGGCAGTCCCGGTTGTGATTTGAATTTCTTTTTGAATACCAGTgttcaattggacattttgaaaacaaaacgtAATGACTTAATAGAAATCTACTATAAAAGCTTCTCCGAATGTTTGGATTATATGCGTTATGAGAATATACCCTCTTTGGAGGACTTGAAATATGAGTTAAGATCAAGAGAATTGTATGGTTTATTTGCTCTGTTTGGTTTTCTGCCCATGGTAACACTGCCAAAAGAACTTTCGGGGGATACCAGCATTGAAGCGTTCACCAATGAggaatacaagaataaaaaattGGAATCTATATTTGCCCGAGATGAATTGACAAATCATTTGAAATACAGTCTTAAACGTTTTGAGGAATTGGGTGTTTTAgatgaattttag
- the LOC135958290 gene encoding uncharacterized protein LOC135958290: MAKLESPEYLNNEFIQTALENYLCCNEVKINEFVISNLVSGSGENYCSDIYEIKVKYQLLDGDGEQRENVVVKSMPKHKQIVLRNLKIYNRELYFYKNILPQMETLMKIKDKEYVLGPRLYYNISKPVETLVFQNLNPLGFHLQSRQNGLDKIHSLEVLQKLAQYHALSLSLNERDDNLFSNIMQRYPFGLLNMDSCKSDSFKALFGAQLLKLIELLKTDSQIELDTIKKLENYYAHFTERVLKSVYPLKGQLNVLNHGDLWVNNLMFCYGSKDDSRPTEVRFIDFQLSFYGSLGFDVNYFLNTSVQLDVLKHNRSELIDTYTNTLLQTLEALPYPMALQPTKKQIQQEIHEKEAYGFFVAFAFFPLMSMFATDSHDNSLEKLKDAKFAEQKIQLMFTSNKRTIETLKFNIKRLEQLGIL; this comes from the exons ATGGCCAAATTGGAATCGCCGGAATATCTTAATAACGAATTCATACAAACGGCTTTGGAGAATTATTTGTGCTGCAAtgaagtgaaaataaatgaatttgtaatttcaaatttggtatcGGGTTCGGGTGAAAATTATTGCAGtgatatttatgaaattaaagttaaatatcAGCTATTAGATGGCGATGGAGAACAGCGAGAAAATGTGGTAGTTAAAAGTATGCCGAAACACAAGCAAATAGTTTtgagaaatttgaaaatttacaatAGAGAATTGTATTTCTATAAGAATATTCTACCCCAAATGGAAACATTAATGAAGATAAAGGACAAGGAATATGTATTAGGACCCAG aCTTTATTATAATATCTCGAAACCGGTGGAAACATTAgtgtttcaaaatctaaatCCTTTGGGTTTTCATTTGCAAAGTCGTCAAAATGGTTTAGATAAAATTCACTCGCTCGAGGTTTTACAAAAGCTGGCTCAATATCATGCCTTGTCATTAAGCTTAAATGAACGA gatgataatttattttccaatatcaTGCAACGTTATCCTTTTGGCTTATTAAATATGGATTCTTGTAAATCGGATTCTTTTAAGGCTTTATTTGGTGCTCAATTACTAAAACTAATCGAATTGCTTAAAACTGATTCACAAATAGAATTGGACACTATTAAGAAATTGGAGAATTATTATGCTCATTTTACGGAACGAGTTCTAAAATCAGTTTATCCTTTGAAAGGGCAATTGAATGTTTTAAATCATGGTGACTTGTGGGTgaataatttaatgttttgcTATGGCTCGAAGGATGACAGTAGACCCACGGAAGTGAGATTT ATTGACTTTCAACTCAGCTTCTATGGCAGTCTCGGTTTTGATGTCAACTATTTCCTAAACACCAGCGTTCAGTTGGATGTCTTAAAGCACAATCGCTCCGAATTAATCGATACGTACACAAACACACTACTACAGACTCTGGAAGCACTGCCATATCCCATGGCGTTGCAACCCactaaaaaacaaatacaacaagaGATACATGAAAAAGAAGCCTATGGTTTTTTTGTTGCATTTGCATTTTTCCCATTGATGTCAATGTTTGCCACAGATTCCCATGACAATTcgttggaaaaattaaaagatgCAAAATTTGCCgaacaaaaaattcaattaatgttCACCAGCAATAAACGAACAATTGAAAcgttgaaatttaatataaaacgtTTAGAACAATTAGgtatattgtaa